The following proteins come from a genomic window of Amphiura filiformis chromosome 16, Afil_fr2py, whole genome shotgun sequence:
- the LOC140136251 gene encoding uncharacterized protein has translation MSGHKKQHEMTHTCDKPHKCRYCDKCFSRAGTKKQHEMTHTGDKSHKCSFCDKCFSQAGAKKRHEMTHTGDKPHKCRYCDKCFSQAGHKKRHEMTHTGDKPHKCRYCDKCFIHAGDKKKHKLTHTGDKPHKCRSCDKCFSQAGYKKQHEMIHTGDKPHKCSYCDKCFIHAGDKKKHEMIHTGDKPHKCSYCDKCFNRPGHKKQHEMTHTCDKPHKCRYCDKCFSLTGHKKLHEMTHTSDKPHKCRYCDKCFIHAGDKKKHEMIHTGDKPHKCSYCDKCFNRPGHKKQHEMTHTCDKPHKCRYCDKCFSLTGRKKQHEMTHTGDKPHKCSYCDKCFIHAGDKKKHEMIHTGDKPHKCSYCDKCFNRPGHKKQHEMTHTCDKPHKCRYCDKCFSRAGTKKQHEMTHTGDKSHKCSFCDKCFSQAGAKKRHEMTHTGDKPHKCRYCEKCFIHAGAKKQHEMTHTGDKPHKCRYCDKCFIHAGDKKKHEMIHTGDKPHKCSYCDKCFNRPGHKKQHEMTHTCDKPHKCRYCDKCFSLTGRKKQHEMTHTGDKPHKCSYCDKCFIHAGDKKKHEMIHTGDKPHKCSYCDKCFNRPGHKKQHEMTHTCDKPHKCRYCDKCFSRAGTKKQHEMTHTGDKSHKCSFCDKCFSQAGAKKRHEMTHTGDKPHKCRYCEKCFIHAGAKKQHEMTHTGDKPHKCRYCDKCFSHAGDKKRHEMTHTGDKPHKCRYCDKCFSQAGHKKRHEMTHTGDKPHKCRYCDKCFIHAGDKKKHKLTHTGDKPHKCRSCDKCFSQAGAKKHHEMIHTGDKSHKCRYFDKCFIHAGDKKKHAMTHTGDKPHKCRYCDKCFIHAGNRKKHEMTHTGDKPYKCV, from the coding sequence ATGTCTGgtcacaagaaacaacatgaaatgacacatacatgcgataaaccacacaaatgcagatattgtgataaGTGCTTTAGCCGGGCTGGtaccaagaaacaacatgaaatgacacatactggtgataaatcacacaaatgcagtttttgtgacaagtgcttcagccaggctggtgccaagaaacgacatgaaatgacacatacaggtgataaaccacataaatgcagatattgtgacaagtgcttcagcCAGGCTGGTcacaagaaacgacatgaaatgacacatactggtgataaaccacataaatgcagatattgtgacaagtgctttatcCATGCTGGTGACAAGAAGAAACATAAATTGAcacatactggtgataaaccacacaaatgcagatcttgtgacaagtgctttagccaAGCTGgttacaagaaacaacatgaaatgatacatactggtgataaaccacacaaatgcagctattgtgacaagtgcttcatTCATGCTGGTGACAAGAagaaacatgaaatgatacatactggtgataaaccacataaatgcagttattgtgacaagtgctttaacCGTCCTGgtcacaagaaacaacatgaaatgacacatacatgcgataaaccacacaaatgcagatattgtgacaagtgcttcagcCTGACTGGTCACAAGAAactacatgaaatgacacatactagtgataaaccacacaaatgcagatattgtgacaagtgcttcatTCATGCTGGTGACAAGAagaaacatgaaatgatacatactggtgataaaccacataaatgcagttattgtgacaagtgctttaacCGTCCTGgtcacaagaaacaacatgaaatgacacatacatgcgataaaccacacaaatgcagatattgtgacaagtgcttcagcCTGACTGGTcgcaagaaacaacatgaaatgacacatactggtgataaaccacacaaatgcagctattgtgacaagtgcttcatTCATGCTGGTGACAAGAagaaacatgaaatgatacatactggtgataaaccacataaatgcagttattgtgacaagtgctttaacCGTCCTGgtcacaagaaacaacatgaaatgacacatacatgcgataaaccacacaaatgcagatattgtgataaGTGCTTTAGCCGGGCTGGtaccaagaaacaacatgaaatgacacatactggtgataaatcacacaaatgcagtttttgtgacaagtgcttcagccaggctggtgccaagaaacgacatgaaatgacacatacaggtgataaaccacataaatgcagatattgtgaaaaATGCTTCATCCATGCTGGTgccaagaaacaacatgaaatgacacatactggtgataaaccacacaaatgcagatattgtgacaagtgcttcatTCATGCTGGTGACAAGAagaaacatgaaatgatacatactggtgataaaccacataaatgcagttattgtgacaagtgctttaacCGTCCTGgtcacaagaaacaacatgaaatgacacatacatgcgataaaccacacaaatgcagatattgtgacaagtgcttcagcCTGACTGGTcgcaagaaacaacatgaaatgacacatactggtgataaaccacacaaatgcagctattgtgacaagtgcttcatTCATGCTGGTGACAAGAagaaacatgaaatgatacatactggtgataaaccacataaatgcagttattgtgacaagtgctttaacCGTCCTGgtcacaagaaacaacatgaaatgacacatacatgcgataaaccacacaaatgcagatattgtgataaGTGCTTTAGCCGGGCTGGtaccaagaaacaacatgaaatgacacatactggtgataaatcacacaaatgcagtttttgtgacaagtgcttcagccaggctggtgccaagaaacgacatgaaatgacacatacaggtgataaaccacataaatgcagatattgtgaaaaATGCTTCATCCATGCTGGTgccaagaaacaacatgaaatgacacatactggtgataaaccacataaatgcagatattgtgacaagtgcttcagcCATGCTGGTgacaagaaacgacatgaaatgacacatacaggtgataaaccacataaatgcagatattgtgacaagtgcttcagcCAGGCTGGTcacaagaaacgacatgaaatgacacatactggtgataaaccacacaaatgcagatattgtgacaagtgctttatcCATGCTGGTGACAAGAAGAAACATAAATTGAcacatactggtgataaaccacacaaatgcagatcttgtgacaagtgctttagccaGGCTGGTGCCAAGAAACATcatgaaatgatacatacaggtgataaatcacacaaatgcagatattttgACAAGTGCTTTATCCATGCTGGTGACAAGAAGAAACATGCAATGAcacatactggtgataaaccacacaaatgcagatattgtgacaagtgcttcatCCATGCTGGTAACAGAAagaaacatgaaatgacacatactggtgataaaccataTAAATGTGTATAA